Proteins encoded together in one Oceanobacillus iheyensis HTE831 window:
- a CDS encoding helix-turn-helix domain-containing protein — MYLERIILFCFENIQVERSASSIYHLLTAKKSIQTVQDAYLYRIDTFYGILPSLSKEAYNKKVAQLQHYQYLTQIKENYYEITYKGKEFVNTQKYQLEGFHGIKYHHLAHPFMDRLLLLIQTLSNTYLRNYSFIPTTDNWFAERFVKRNFQLYKDNLDNIQTQLYQELHQQLLLLNETEASIFVDRLSGYKYFGASIEQLSQKYELEHHDVELLLSKITMQFLHNIHTKLDKYKVMQAISEDLQVNHTTLSGSATKTYTLLKKGYQIEDIVRIRNLKVNTIQDHIVEIAIRDHQFPIYDFVNRETVKTIFTAMKKSNTFRLREIKQSVDTNISYFEIRLTLTLLGTNREETNGTTQR; from the coding sequence ATGTATCTTGAACGGATTATATTATTTTGTTTTGAGAATATTCAAGTTGAACGTTCTGCATCAAGTATCTATCATTTGTTAACTGCTAAAAAATCAATTCAAACTGTACAAGATGCTTATTTATACAGAATTGATACTTTTTATGGCATCTTACCATCGTTATCAAAAGAAGCATATAATAAAAAAGTTGCTCAATTACAACATTATCAGTACTTAACGCAGATTAAAGAAAACTATTATGAAATAACATATAAAGGTAAAGAATTTGTCAATACACAAAAGTACCAATTAGAAGGCTTTCACGGAATAAAGTATCATCATCTAGCACACCCATTTATGGATCGTCTACTACTTTTAATTCAAACGCTATCAAATACGTATTTACGAAATTATAGTTTTATACCAACTACAGATAATTGGTTTGCTGAACGTTTTGTAAAACGCAATTTCCAATTATATAAAGATAATCTAGACAACATTCAAACTCAATTATACCAAGAGCTACATCAACAACTTCTGCTACTTAATGAAACCGAAGCTTCTATTTTTGTAGATCGATTATCTGGTTACAAATACTTTGGAGCAAGTATCGAACAATTATCCCAAAAATATGAACTTGAGCATCATGATGTTGAGTTATTGCTTTCTAAAATAACGATGCAATTCTTGCACAATATACATACAAAACTTGATAAGTATAAGGTAATGCAGGCAATTAGCGAAGATTTACAAGTGAACCACACAACATTAAGTGGTAGTGCAACTAAAACGTATACTTTATTAAAAAAAGGTTATCAAATTGAAGATATCGTTCGAATTAGAAATTTAAAGGTAAATACAATTCAAGATCATATTGTAGAAATAGCAATACGAGATCACCAATTTCCTATTTATGATTTCGTAAATAGAGAAACGGTAAAAACTATCTTTACAGCAATGAAAAAGTCAAACACCTTTCGTCTTCGAGAAATTAAACAATCCGTCGATACGAATATTAGTTATTTTGAAATTAGACTTACTTTAACGTTACTAGGTACGAATAGGGAGGAAACCAATGGTACAACCCAACGTTAA
- a CDS encoding ECF transporter S component, with amino-acid sequence MNTYKLTLLAILSALAVGGRYAFQFLPNVQPVTAIIIICGILLGPLSAIIVGLLTTFLSNMLLGMGIWTIWQMISWCLIGLLSGLIGKYVSKTPLWFIVIFGIVSGYLFGIVISLTTYQVTGHFIPYYLAGLPFDTAHAIGNGVFLLLLYPIVKQLLKNYRINRFSSNPKE; translated from the coding sequence ATGAATACGTATAAGCTTACGCTATTAGCGATACTAAGTGCGCTTGCAGTTGGTGGCAGATACGCATTTCAGTTTCTTCCCAATGTTCAACCAGTTACAGCTATCATTATTATTTGTGGCATTTTATTAGGTCCATTGTCTGCTATCATCGTTGGATTACTTACTACTTTTTTGTCCAATATGTTATTAGGCATGGGGATATGGACAATCTGGCAAATGATTTCTTGGTGCCTTATTGGCTTATTAAGCGGTCTCATTGGAAAGTATGTATCAAAAACACCATTGTGGTTTATTGTCATATTTGGGATTGTTTCTGGTTATTTATTTGGAATTGTTATCTCATTAACAACTTATCAGGTAACCGGTCATTTTATTCCATATTATTTAGCCGGATTACCTTTTGATACAGCTCATGCTATAGGAAATGGAGTGTTTTTATTACTTCTGTATCCGATAGTAAAACAATTATTAAAAAATTATAGGATCAACCGTTTTTCATCAAATCCAAAAGAGTGA
- a CDS encoding DUF4430 domain-containing protein yields MKKWISYVGVLFLSIGLLLGCSTDSSEQNNSNTRVSTNESSQELAEDEVRITISIDHGTEHVNEKSISIEEGDILLNVLEENFFIESDDSDFITSIERVEASDEEKTAWMYTVNGEMATVGAGDYELSPGDEVVFDLQSWE; encoded by the coding sequence TTGAAAAAATGGATTTCATATGTAGGGGTACTGTTTTTATCTATTGGATTACTTTTAGGTTGTTCAACTGATAGCTCCGAACAAAACAATAGTAATACAAGGGTCAGCACAAACGAATCTTCTCAAGAATTGGCTGAAGATGAAGTCCGTATAACAATTTCAATTGATCACGGAACGGAACATGTTAATGAAAAATCAATCTCTATTGAAGAAGGAGATATTCTATTAAACGTATTAGAAGAAAACTTTTTTATAGAATCCGATGACAGTGATTTTATTACTTCCATTGAACGTGTAGAAGCAAGTGACGAAGAAAAGACAGCCTGGATGTATACGGTGAATGGTGAAATGGCTACAGTAGGTGCTGGTGATTATGAATTATCACCGGGAGATGAAGTTGTTTTTGATTTACAATCTTGGGAATAG
- a CDS encoding ATP-binding protein, with the protein MFWKSVVGKLSLTILLLVSFVLCVLTFFLMQFFDNYHIQEAENEMEQMATKISSLVETDHEQPFIEEVTEMLKDPSSRIAIMYSEQENWISDSNDENLQEFDVDWIEGQEEINTVIEDKQQISNQFHTANNTEVILVGAPIDDGGAVFVYKSLDMINQTKDQTTKLILLSAGIAILLTTFFAVFLSTRITSPLIKMKEAAHNLTRGEFNTKVPVLTRDEIGELAIEFNRMGRQLNYHINALRQEKEQLSSIVSSMADGVFTLNREGEVLVINPPAKKYMDEWFYENPDESEGQNHLPTEVKEALLEVITKEYAVLKESAVQGRSYVMLVTPLYDESHVRGCVAVIRDMTEERRLDKLRKDFIANVSHELRTPISMLQGYSEAIVDDVASSKEEKNELAQIIYEESLRMGRLVNELLDLARMEAGQIQLRLDSVAIQPFIERIVHKFQGISREEMVELELTVDIEHQIGEMDPDRIEQVLTNLIDNAIRHTSNNGFVKVLAVSNQDKLYVEVKDSGSGIPEEDLPFIFERFYKADKSRVKKEKQGTGLGLAIAKNIIDAHHGSIYVKSKLDAGTTFSFEIPIKQN; encoded by the coding sequence ATGTTTTGGAAAAGTGTAGTTGGTAAGCTGTCATTAACCATTTTACTGTTAGTATCATTTGTTTTATGTGTGCTCACTTTTTTCCTTATGCAGTTCTTTGATAATTATCATATACAAGAAGCTGAGAATGAAATGGAGCAAATGGCAACAAAAATATCTTCCCTAGTGGAAACCGATCATGAACAGCCTTTCATTGAAGAAGTTACAGAAATGTTGAAAGATCCCTCTAGTCGAATTGCTATTATGTACTCTGAACAAGAAAACTGGATATCAGATAGCAATGATGAGAATCTTCAAGAATTTGACGTTGACTGGATAGAGGGACAAGAAGAAATTAACACTGTAATTGAAGATAAGCAACAAATTAGTAATCAATTTCATACAGCTAATAATACAGAAGTAATTCTAGTTGGTGCACCAATAGATGACGGCGGAGCAGTATTTGTTTATAAATCACTAGATATGATTAATCAAACAAAAGATCAAACGACCAAGCTTATTTTGTTGAGTGCGGGCATTGCAATACTTTTAACTACGTTCTTTGCTGTTTTTTTATCAACACGAATTACTTCGCCTTTAATAAAGATGAAAGAAGCAGCTCATAACTTGACAAGAGGCGAATTTAACACAAAAGTACCTGTTCTTACACGTGATGAAATTGGTGAACTCGCAATTGAATTTAATCGTATGGGACGGCAATTGAATTATCATATTAATGCGTTACGTCAGGAAAAAGAGCAACTATCTAGCATTGTAAGTTCTATGGCAGATGGTGTATTTACATTAAATCGTGAAGGGGAAGTCCTTGTTATTAACCCACCTGCAAAGAAATATATGGATGAATGGTTTTATGAAAATCCCGATGAATCAGAGGGACAGAACCATCTACCGACAGAAGTAAAAGAAGCATTACTAGAAGTTATCACAAAAGAATATGCCGTTCTGAAAGAATCTGCAGTACAAGGTCGCAGTTATGTAATGCTTGTAACTCCTTTATATGATGAATCCCATGTACGTGGATGTGTTGCAGTAATACGAGATATGACGGAGGAAAGAAGGTTAGATAAGTTAAGAAAAGACTTTATTGCTAATGTGTCCCATGAACTTCGTACTCCAATTTCAATGCTGCAAGGATATAGTGAGGCCATTGTAGATGATGTTGCTAGTTCAAAAGAAGAGAAAAATGAGTTAGCGCAGATTATATATGAAGAATCACTAAGAATGGGCAGATTAGTAAATGAATTGCTCGATTTAGCCCGAATGGAGGCAGGTCAAATTCAATTACGATTGGATTCTGTAGCAATTCAGCCATTTATTGAAAGAATTGTTCACAAATTCCAAGGTATTTCCCGTGAAGAAATGGTCGAATTAGAACTTACAGTAGACATCGAACACCAAATTGGAGAGATGGATCCAGATCGAATCGAACAAGTATTAACAAATTTAATTGATAATGCAATTCGTCATACCTCTAACAATGGATTTGTAAAAGTTCTTGCTGTAAGTAATCAAGATAAGTTATATGTAGAAGTAAAAGATAGCGGTAGTGGTATTCCTGAAGAAGACTTACCGTTTATATTTGAACGATTCTACAAAGCGGACAAATCACGAGTCAAAAAAGAAAAACAAGGAACAGGTTTAGGACTGGCAATTGCTAAAAATATCATTGATGCTCATCATGGATCAATTTATGTAAAAAGTAAACTAGATGCGGGTACCACATTTAGTTTTGAAATTCCCATTAAACAAAATTAA
- a CDS encoding response regulator transcription factor produces the protein MDITHKILVVDDEDRIRRLIKMYLEKEDFEIDEAADGDVALEKALANDYDVIILDIMMPEKDGIEVCKELRKEKDTPVIMLTAKGEESNRVQGFEVGADDYIVKPFSPREAVLRVKALLRRVSTKTYQEVDTSSKNMLVFPHLTIDHDAHRVAADNQEVSLTPKEYELLCFLANAPDKVFNREQLLKEVWQYEFFGDLRTVDTHVKRLREKLNTVSKEAAKMIVTVWGVGYKFEVEEN, from the coding sequence ATGGATATAACACATAAAATACTAGTAGTTGACGATGAAGATAGAATTCGTCGTTTAATAAAAATGTACTTAGAAAAAGAGGATTTTGAAATAGATGAAGCAGCTGATGGCGATGTTGCTTTGGAAAAAGCGTTAGCGAATGATTATGATGTAATTATTTTAGATATTATGATGCCTGAAAAAGATGGTATTGAAGTTTGTAAAGAATTACGTAAGGAAAAGGATACACCTGTGATTATGCTAACTGCTAAAGGCGAAGAATCGAACCGTGTACAAGGGTTTGAGGTTGGAGCTGATGACTATATAGTAAAGCCATTTAGTCCAAGAGAGGCAGTACTTCGAGTGAAAGCATTACTTCGAAGAGTGTCAACGAAAACCTATCAAGAAGTAGATACATCATCTAAAAATATGCTTGTATTCCCACATCTGACGATCGATCATGATGCACACCGAGTCGCAGCGGATAATCAAGAAGTAAGTTTAACTCCAAAAGAGTATGAACTGTTATGCTTCTTAGCAAACGCACCAGATAAAGTATTTAATAGAGAGCAGTTATTAAAAGAAGTTTGGCAATATGAATTCTTTGGTGATTTGCGAACTGTAGATACACATGTCAAGAGACTTAGAGAAAAATTAAATACAGTTTCTAAAGAAGCTGCCAAAATGATCGTGACGGTTTGGGGTGTAGGATACAAATTTGAGGTAGAAGAAAACTAA
- the ccsB gene encoding c-type cytochrome biogenesis protein CcsB, translated as MDLLSISNGSLFIAFILYLIATFFFGGAIRQNKKERHQKTISGSIGLYITIVGFVSQLVYFFTRWSITGHAPVSNLFEFTTFLGMSMILAFIIIYIYYKTAFLGLFALPITMIIIAYASMFSTEVSPLVPSLQSHWLSIHVTTVALGQGILFISFVAGLMYLIRQIDQSKISLRNFSLEFVLYCIFLFIGFIVITSVFNMASYQATFEYTENGATTTTEYHLPAIAAPNSGELLTENAMSPIIEAPKWMQGADAGRKFNTVIWSFITGTAIYLLTLLFTRKRIGAKLQPVLKGVKPDMLDEIMYRSVAIGFPVFTLGGLIFAAIWAQLAWGRFWGWDPKEVWALITWFFYAAFLHLRLSRGWHGEKSAWLAVVGFAIIMFNLIVVNLVLAGLHSYA; from the coding sequence ATGGATTTATTAAGTATTAGTAATGGATCGTTATTTATAGCCTTTATTTTATACTTGATCGCGACATTCTTTTTTGGTGGGGCTATCCGTCAGAATAAGAAAGAACGACATCAAAAAACGATATCAGGCTCAATTGGCTTATATATTACCATTGTGGGATTTGTTTCACAGCTCGTATATTTCTTTACACGGTGGTCTATAACGGGACATGCACCTGTAAGTAACTTATTTGAGTTTACAACATTTTTAGGTATGTCGATGATACTGGCATTTATTATAATATATATTTATTATAAAACTGCATTTCTTGGATTATTTGCATTACCAATTACCATGATAATTATTGCCTATGCTAGTATGTTTTCAACAGAAGTATCCCCTCTAGTACCATCGCTGCAAAGTCACTGGTTAAGTATACATGTAACTACTGTAGCACTTGGACAAGGGATATTATTTATCAGTTTTGTTGCTGGACTAATGTATTTAATTCGTCAAATTGATCAATCAAAAATTTCTTTACGAAATTTTTCATTAGAATTCGTTTTATATTGTATATTTTTATTTATTGGTTTTATTGTCATTACTTCAGTATTTAACATGGCATCCTATCAAGCTACTTTTGAATATACAGAAAACGGTGCAACGACAACGACCGAATACCATCTTCCGGCAATTGCAGCACCTAATAGTGGTGAGTTATTAACGGAAAATGCAATGTCACCTATAATTGAAGCTCCAAAGTGGATGCAGGGTGCTGATGCTGGTAGAAAATTCAATACAGTTATTTGGTCATTCATTACAGGAACAGCTATATACCTATTGACGTTGTTGTTTACGAGAAAACGAATTGGAGCAAAGCTACAACCAGTATTAAAAGGTGTAAAACCTGATATGCTTGATGAAATCATGTATCGTTCAGTAGCAATTGGTTTTCCAGTATTCACACTTGGAGGACTAATCTTTGCAGCAATCTGGGCGCAACTAGCTTGGGGAAGATTTTGGGGATGGGATCCAAAAGAAGTTTGGGCACTCATTACTTGGTTCTTCTATGCAGCGTTCCTACATTTACGATTGTCAAGAGGTTGGCATGGTGAGAAATCTGCATGGCTAGCAGTAGTAGGTTTTGCTATTATCATGTTTAACTTAATTGTTGTCAATTTAGTGCTAGCAGGATTACATTCTTATGCTTAA
- a CDS encoding cytochrome c biogenesis protein ResB: protein MNKIKCECGHVNPEGTVLCESCGKPVEGNQHIDGNQDSKLLNMRYDGSARRSQTYKKSIVDKIWSFFSSVKVGVWLIVIALVASIFGTIFPQEEFIPQNAVSRDPAIFYEDRYGILGLIYYQLGFHNLYSSWWYMVLIALIGISLVICSLDRFVPLFRALRNQSAKKHVKFLSRQRLYSETDQVDKEEIDQFASNLKKSNYKLTYDNGHILAEKGRFSRWGPYVNHIGLIIILLAALLRTTPLMFSEEYIWIREGEQMVIPGTDGQYYIKNEQFVMETHDPEDERFQEAILKEGEIPSNFQSDVIIYEAKNADIPGAEPELEEHSSQSIRMNEPAKFGSYTLYQSGYQVNEFDSFTFKIHETNDENETSLATFSIDLSEPQSSYELDNGFRVEVTNYFPDYVMTEEGTPVSQTNNPRNPAFVLTLFPPESETGEVSFLGIGKNIDATGENDYKISMEDFELRDASGLTLNADRTLPFFIVGAAIFMIGVIQGMYWQHRRVWIHPTENGVFLAGHTNKNWFGIKKDIEKSLEGTSIKMVNDQQELED from the coding sequence ATGAATAAGATAAAATGTGAGTGTGGTCATGTTAATCCCGAAGGAACAGTATTATGTGAATCTTGTGGAAAACCAGTGGAAGGAAACCAACATATTGATGGTAACCAAGATTCAAAACTGTTAAATATGAGATATGATGGATCAGCTCGTCGTTCACAAACGTATAAGAAGTCAATTGTAGATAAAATCTGGAGCTTCTTTTCATCTGTAAAAGTTGGCGTTTGGTTGATTGTTATCGCTTTAGTAGCATCCATTTTTGGAACTATTTTTCCACAGGAAGAATTTATTCCACAAAATGCGGTATCTCGGGATCCAGCTATCTTTTATGAAGACCGTTATGGTATTTTAGGATTAATATATTATCAGCTCGGGTTTCATAACTTATATAGCTCGTGGTGGTATATGGTCCTTATTGCACTGATCGGTATATCGCTAGTAATTTGTAGTTTAGATCGATTTGTACCACTATTCCGAGCGTTACGAAATCAAAGTGCAAAAAAACATGTTAAGTTTTTGTCAAGACAACGTTTATATAGTGAAACTGATCAAGTAGACAAAGAAGAAATTGATCAATTTGCATCGAATTTAAAGAAATCTAATTACAAGCTTACATATGATAATGGACATATATTAGCTGAAAAGGGTAGATTCTCTCGCTGGGGTCCTTACGTCAATCATATTGGATTAATTATAATTCTTTTGGCGGCGCTATTGCGTACAACTCCCCTTATGTTTTCTGAGGAATATATTTGGATTAGAGAAGGCGAGCAGATGGTAATACCAGGAACTGATGGACAGTACTACATAAAGAACGAACAATTTGTAATGGAAACTCACGACCCTGAAGATGAGAGATTTCAGGAAGCAATTTTAAAAGAAGGGGAAATACCTAGTAATTTCCAATCAGATGTAATTATTTACGAAGCTAAAAATGCAGATATTCCAGGTGCAGAACCGGAATTAGAGGAGCATTCAAGCCAATCGATACGCATGAATGAACCGGCAAAGTTTGGTAGTTATACGCTATATCAATCCGGTTACCAAGTAAATGAATTTGATTCATTTACATTTAAGATTCATGAGACAAATGATGAAAATGAGACATCTTTAGCAACATTTTCAATAGATTTATCAGAACCACAATCTTCCTATGAACTAGATAATGGATTTAGAGTAGAGGTCACAAATTATTTTCCGGATTATGTAATGACTGAAGAGGGAACTCCTGTCTCACAAACAAATAATCCGAGAAATCCAGCGTTTGTATTAACCTTGTTTCCACCAGAGTCCGAAACGGGCGAAGTGAGCTTTTTAGGAATAGGTAAAAACATCGACGCTACTGGAGAAAATGATTATAAGATTAGCATGGAAGATTTTGAGCTAAGAGATGCAAGTGGTTTGACCTTAAATGCTGATAGGACGTTGCCGTTCTTTATCGTAGGTGCCGCGATCTTTATGATTGGAGTTATCCAAGGTATGTACTGGCAACATCGACGTGTCTGGATCCATCCAACAGAAAATGGTGTATTCTTGGCCGGACATACCAATAAAAATTGGTTCGGTATTAAGAAAGATATCGAGAAATCACTAGAAGGTACTTCAATTAAAATGGTTAATGATCAACAAGAACTGGAGGATTAG
- the resA gene encoding thiol-disulfide oxidoreductase ResA, whose translation MDIQQNKTNKQKKKRNRFIFRSSILLILVAAVVFAIVSNMKDDNKIYRVGDAAPDFQLKQISEEVDQSTVQLSDLEGKGVMLNFWATWCDPCKAEMPYMQDLYAEYKEKGVEIVAVSLDGTELVVDQFIDEYDLTFPVPHDKNGEVKDLYKIGPMPTTYFIKPNGEIEEIVQGALTLDRLEGYLNDIAPQQN comes from the coding sequence TTGGATATTCAACAAAATAAGACAAATAAACAGAAGAAAAAAAGAAATCGCTTCATTTTCAGGTCATCCATATTACTTATTTTAGTAGCAGCAGTAGTATTCGCTATTGTTTCTAATATGAAAGATGATAATAAAATATATCGTGTTGGTGATGCTGCCCCCGATTTTCAACTGAAACAGATTAGCGAAGAGGTTGACCAATCAACTGTTCAGTTAAGTGATTTAGAGGGGAAAGGTGTCATGCTAAACTTTTGGGCTACATGGTGTGACCCTTGTAAAGCAGAAATGCCTTATATGCAAGACTTATATGCGGAATATAAAGAAAAAGGTGTTGAAATTGTTGCAGTAAGTTTAGATGGGACAGAATTGGTTGTAGATCAATTTATTGATGAATATGACTTAACATTTCCGGTTCCTCATGATAAAAATGGAGAGGTAAAAGATCTTTATAAAATTGGTCCGATGCCTACAACTTATTTTATTAAACCAAATGGGGAAATAGAAGAGATTGTTCAAGGGGCACTAACTTTAGATAGATTAGAAGGCTATTTAAATGATATTGCTCCACAACAGAATTAA
- a CDS encoding pseudouridine synthase: MTNNGERLQKVIAQSGVTSRRKAEQMILDGKVKVNGETVQEMGVKVTANDEIVVDGVPLEKETPVYFLLYKPRGVISSVKDDKGRKVVTDYFEAVEQRIFPIGRLDYDTSGVLLLTNDGDFANLLMHPRHEIDKVYIAKVRGIPNKKELALLQKGIRSDKDVLKAVQVKLLSTDHQKKTSIIELTLHEGKNRQVRRMLEELGYPVMKLKRERYDFIGLEGLNAGEYRSLTPKEVNQLRAQAQKL; the protein is encoded by the coding sequence ATGACGAACAATGGTGAAAGACTTCAAAAAGTGATTGCGCAGAGCGGGGTTACATCACGAAGAAAAGCAGAACAAATGATTCTTGATGGAAAAGTTAAGGTAAATGGAGAGACCGTTCAGGAGATGGGAGTTAAGGTTACAGCAAACGATGAGATTGTTGTAGACGGTGTTCCACTTGAAAAGGAAACACCTGTTTATTTTCTTTTATACAAGCCAAGAGGAGTAATTTCCAGTGTGAAAGATGATAAAGGCAGGAAAGTGGTTACCGATTATTTCGAGGCTGTAGAACAACGAATCTTTCCAATTGGAAGATTGGATTATGATACTTCAGGAGTTTTACTATTAACCAACGATGGGGATTTTGCTAACTTACTCATGCACCCTCGTCATGAAATAGACAAGGTATATATTGCGAAGGTAAGAGGTATACCGAATAAGAAGGAATTAGCTTTACTGCAAAAAGGAATACGTTCAGATAAAGATGTACTTAAAGCAGTTCAAGTGAAGTTACTATCTACGGACCACCAGAAAAAGACTTCCATTATAGAACTAACCTTACATGAAGGAAAGAATCGACAAGTCCGTCGTATGTTAGAAGAATTGGGCTATCCAGTCATGAAATTAAAACGTGAACGCTATGACTTTATTGGGTTAGAAGGCTTAAATGCAGGGGAATATCGATCATTAACTCCTAAAGAAGTCAACCAATTACGTGCACAAGCTCAAAAATTGTAA
- a CDS encoding spore maturation protein, with amino-acid sequence MEIITSISIWIIPSFILVILVMAAVRKIPAYDLFVEGGKEGVKTAFSLLPFLVGMIVAISILRSSGAMEAFVQLISPILSVFGIPSEVLPLALIRPISGTAALGMTTELISTYGPDSFIGRIASVMQGSTDTTLYIITVYFGAIGIKKIRYALKVGLLADLIAILSTIVLVKIMFG; translated from the coding sequence ATGGAGATTATCACATCTATTAGTATTTGGATTATTCCTAGTTTTATATTGGTTATTCTAGTAATGGCAGCGGTCCGAAAAATACCTGCCTATGATTTATTTGTAGAAGGAGGGAAAGAGGGTGTCAAAACGGCATTTTCTTTGCTTCCTTTTTTAGTTGGAATGATTGTTGCGATATCGATTCTTAGGAGTTCGGGTGCAATGGAAGCTTTTGTGCAATTAATTTCACCAATCTTATCTGTGTTTGGAATTCCATCTGAAGTATTGCCATTAGCGTTAATAAGGCCGATATCAGGAACTGCAGCTTTAGGTATGACTACGGAATTAATTTCTACTTACGGTCCTGATTCATTCATAGGAAGAATTGCTTCTGTTATGCAAGGAAGTACTGATACGACTTTATATATTATTACTGTCTATTTTGGAGCTATAGGTATCAAAAAGATACGATATGCTTTAAAAGTTGGATTACTTGCAGATCTAATTGCTATACTTTCTACAATAGTTCTTGTTAAAATAATGTTTGGATAA
- a CDS encoding nucleoside recognition domain-containing protein yields the protein MINWIWISMAVIGIVYAMFSGNMEEVNQAIFESAGDAVTLSIGLISILVFWLGMMRIAKEAGLLDLLAKVFRPIVVRIFPDIPKDHPAIGYILSNMTANMFGLGNAATPIGIKAMEEMKKLNKDSDTASRSMITFLTLNTTGLTIVPTTVIGIRMQYESASPTEIVSATIMATIIATTAGLMIDRFYHYKSTWGKN from the coding sequence ATGATCAATTGGATTTGGATCTCCATGGCAGTAATTGGGATCGTTTATGCTATGTTTAGCGGAAATATGGAAGAGGTAAATCAAGCAATCTTTGAAAGTGCTGGTGATGCTGTTACATTATCTATTGGACTTATTAGTATACTGGTTTTTTGGTTAGGTATGATGAGAATTGCTAAGGAAGCAGGATTACTAGATTTATTAGCAAAAGTTTTTCGCCCAATTGTCGTACGGATATTCCCTGATATACCGAAAGACCATCCCGCGATTGGCTATATTCTTTCAAATATGACGGCAAATATGTTTGGACTAGGAAATGCTGCTACCCCGATTGGTATTAAAGCAATGGAAGAAATGAAAAAATTAAATAAAGATAGTGACACCGCCTCTCGATCGATGATTACCTTTCTCACATTGAATACAACGGGACTTACCATCGTGCCTACGACTGTAATTGGAATTCGAATGCAATATGAATCTGCATCTCCAACAGAAATTGTCTCTGCAACTATAATGGCTACTATCATTGCGACAACTGCAGGGCTGATGATAGATCGTTTTTATCATTATAAAAGTACTTGGGGGAAAAATTAA